From the Xylocopa sonorina isolate GNS202 chromosome 9, iyXylSono1_principal, whole genome shotgun sequence genome, the window CATACGTAAACGTGATGCCATTGTTTTCGAATAAATTCTCGCCTAAAAAAACTCCTACGAGAAAGGCAGGAGTTTTTTTAGCGAATAAAGATCTCAGTCCGAAGCGCATAGAAAAAGAACTAGGACTTAACGTGGGTCCTATACGCTTGAAGCTGGGAGATCAAGAAACTGTGTTCGAATCTGGTTCGTGGATTCCAGGTAAAAAAATCCTAACGTAATATCACAATGATAagtatgtttttttttcttttataacgAATTATTTGAAATTTGTGTTATTTCAGAATCGGGAAAAATCGGGGGTACGTACAAAGAAAATGAAAGATTAAAGAAGGAAGTGAAAAGATTAGAGGATGAAAACAATTTGTTAAAGCTGAAATTTGAAGTGCTCCTTGATATGGTTATTAACGTTGCATTTTCTTAGAAATATTGAATACTTCACAAAGCATCTAACATTATTCTTCTCCTTGTACACGAAAATCACCGTTTATCTCATTTTATTCCACAGCTGACGCAAACAACGGCAGAATTTCATTTGCAGAAAGAAGAATTAGATAGATTAAAAAAGAAGTCGCCATACAGCAAAGATAGCGAACTTTGATACGGAAAACATACGCTAATTCACGTTTCATCCCTTGCCTCACATCTGAATATACATATTACAATTATACACAGTACAATTAGGATCCTATCTCTAACTAAGCTACTATTAGTTTATACATATACTTATCAttttatatatagatatatacatacaaattataataacaGTTTAAGGCACATTgcaaatttataaaaataatattaatcgaTTAATTGATAAATTGCTTCATCATACTTAATTTTTGTAATCTGATTagttgtgcgaagtgtcatgtacttctCTGTTCATCAATCCATTGCATTTTGATTGCAAGTTTTTCTTGTGTGTCCTAAAAGAAAATCATAAGCCTCGATGTAAATAATACTTTTTCAGTTCAAGCATTATACACAATAAAATACAGACCTTCGACTCCACATATTCCA encodes:
- the Cby gene encoding beta catenin antagonist chibby, giving the protein MPLFSNKFSPKKTPTRKAGVFLANKDLSPKRIEKELGLNVGPIRLKLGDQETVFESGSWIPESGKIGGTYKENERLKKEVKRLEDENNLLKLKFEVLLDMLTQTTAEFHLQKEELDRLKKKSPYSKDSEL